The DNA window GAGCTGCACCTGGACGTGCTGATCGAGCGGCTGCGGCGCGAGTTCGGGGTCGACCCCGAGGTCGGGCCGCCGCGCGTGGCCTACCGCGAGACGATCACCCGGCCGGCCCGCATCGACCACAAGCACGTCAAGCAGACGGGCGGGCACGGGCAGTACGCGCACGTGGTGTTCGAGATCGAGCCGCTGGAGGCCGGCAAGGGATTCGAGTTCGTCAACGCCGTCACCGGCGGGCGGGTGCCGCGCGAGTACGTGCCCGCCATCGAGCGGGGCGTCCTGGAGGCGATGGCCGAGGGCGTCTACGCGCGTTCGCCCGTGGTGGACGTGCAGGTTCGGCTGGTGGACGGGTCGGCGCACGACGTGGACTCCTCGGAGTTGGCGTTCAAGACGTGCGGGCGGCAGGCGTTCCGCGAGGCGTTTCTGAGGGGCGGGCCCGTGCTTCTGGAGCCCGTCTGCGCGGTCCGCATCACCGCCTCGGAGGACCACAGCGGATCGGTGACGGGCAGCGTCTGCTCCCGTCGCGGCCGCATCACCGGGCTGGAGTCGCGCAACGAGGGCGCCGTGCAGGTCATCACAGGCATGGTGCCGTTGGGCGAGATGTTCGGCTACGCGACCGAGCTGCGAAGCCTCACGGGCGGGCGGGGCACGTTCGACATGCGGTTCGAGCACTACGAGCGCGTGCCGGCCGAGCTGGCGGAAGAGGTTGTGCGCCAGCGCCGGCAGAACGGCCAGTAGAGCGCGCCGGGCCGCCGTCCTCTCGATCCCGGCCGCAACGTGCTATAATGGCGGATGGTCGGCTTCGGAAGGGGGAGGAACGACGATGGGCGAACACGAGAGCTGGGAGCACATGCGCAAGCACCTGCGTTCGATGGCGGAGACGATCGACGGGGCCGTCCGCAAGGTCTCGCCGTTCGGGTCCGGAAAGGCACGGCCCCTGGCGGACGTCTGCGAGACGGACCGCGAGGTCGTCGTCCGGGCCGAGGTGGCCGGGGTGCCGAGAGACAACCTGTCCGTCACCCTGAAGGCGGGCGTCCTGACCATCGCGGGCAAGGAGCCTCGGACGGACGTCGCCTGCTGCCGGTGCCTGACGAACGAGCGGGGGCCGGCCGAGTTCAGCCGCGAGATCGTGCTGCCGAGTTCGGCCGATCCGGACGCCGAGCCCACAGCCACGCTGGCGGACGGCCTGCTGACCGTGCGGCTGCCCAAGGGGCCGGTGACGCATGCCCGGACGATCCGGGTCGACGTGCAGTGAGCCGGGCCGGTCGGCGGGTCCCGGCGCTCCATTCCAGTGCGAGAGGACGGATGGATGGTTGACAGAAACAAGGTGGAAGAGGTGCTGAATCAGGTGCGTGCTTCGCTTCGGGCGCACGGCGGCGACGTCCAGCTTGTGGACGTGACCGAGGACGGCGTCGTCAAGGTCGTCCTGCAGGGCGCCTGCCGCGGCTGTCCGATGGCCCAGATGACCGTCAAGCGCGGCGTGGAGGCGCAACTGAAGCAGCAGATTCCCGAGGTCAAAGAGGTCGTGTCGGTGGAAGGTCAGCCGGCGTAGCCTCCCGTCTGTGGGCGTGGCCGGGGCGGAGCATCGTCCCGGCCCCGCTCTGCTCTTCAGCGGCATATGCAGCACGGGCGGGGCTTCCTTTTCGGGCAAGCCCCGCCCGCTGTCTTCGTGGCGCCTACTTGCGGATGTAGGGCGACTGTGCGATGGACGCGGGCACCGGCACGGTCTGGAAGCGCATGGTCGAGTAGTGGGGCAGCGCGACCGGCCCGCCGATGACGTCGATGTACTCGTCGACGAACGCCTGCGTGGGGCCGTGGATGCCGTCGATGTACTCGAGCGGCACCTTGCGGTCCTTGGCCGCGATGTTGGCCAGGTCCGTCAGCGCGGTGCCGGTGACGCATCCGGAGCGCTGCAGGACGACGGACTTCTTCGTCTCGCCGTCCAGCATGGCCTGCACGGCGCGGAAGCCCACCTTGTAGGCCTCGCTGGCGTCGACGGCCGACATCATGCAGCTTCGCTGGATGTGCTGGGGGTTCAGGGTGCAGTCCTTCACCTTGCCCGGCACGGCGGCGACCTTCAGCTCCCCGCTGATGAGTTCGGAGAGGAACACGGCGGGGGAGAAGGAGCTTGCGCGGCCGTGCTGGATGTTGCCGTGCGCGTCGTAGGATATCTCCTTGGCGAAGACCTCGGCGATGCTCTTGCCCGAATCGCGGTCGGTCAGGTCTTCCTGCACGACGACGGCGGCCCGGCCGACGCGGGTGAGGACCTCCTCGATCGCGGCCAGGAACTCGCCCGTGTCGAAGGGGACCTCCTTGCACAGGATGATGTGCGGGGCGCGGTCGGGGCGCATGTCGCCCTTGGGATCGACGCGGGCGAAGGCGGTGGCCTGAGCCAGCCAGCCGGCCTTGCGGCCCATCACCTGGTAGACGACGACGGGCGCCACGTCGAGCCCGCGGACCACGCCCCCGTCGCGCTCGAAGCTGCCCATCACGCCGTAGGAGAAGAAGTCGTTGCACACGTTCTTCAGCGCCGTGGCGTTGTAGAGCGCGGCCGAGCCCCAACCGGGGCAGTGGTGCGTGGCCGGCAGGTCGTTGTCGACCGTCTTGATGGCGTGGATGGCCCGGACGCCGCTGACCGCCGTGAGACCGAGTATCTGGTCCGCGCTGTCGTTGCCGCCGGTGTAGACGACGCCGTCGACGCCCAGGGCCTCCAGGTTCTCGGCGATCTTCCTGTACTGCGCCTCCTTGGGCTTGATGCGCGTCGTGCCCAGCCCGGCGCCGGGGCCGTTGAAGACGAACGACGTCGGATCCATCGGCGTCAGGTCGACGACGTTGCCCTCGATGTCGGCGTTGAGCAGTCCTTCGAGGCCGTTCTTCATGCCGTAGATCTCGATGCCGGCCTGCTGGGCCGCGTCGATGGCCCCCGCGACTTCCCAGTCGATCACGGGTGTCGGCCCGCCCGACTCGCCGATGATGACCCGTTTGACCATAAGAGCTTCCTCCGTGTGATGATGGCTTGCGGTGACGGGACGGACCCGAATCCCGGTCCAGGCGGGCCATGATACCGAACGCGCCGGGCACGCGCAACGGCGCACGGCGCGGGGAGCCCCCTCAGGCCGCCTGAGCGGCCTTCAGGACGACACACCACGCGGCCGGGCCGCCGAGGCCGGCATCGTCCATGACAGAGGCTCCGCGGTACTCGCCGAATGGGTGGCGGGGCCGCGCGTCCGGCGGCGCCGAAGGGGGCGGAATCAGGGAGCGTTGGACATCCCCCGCACGGTCATCAGGTCCAGTCGAAGCAGTTCGCGGCTGCGCGGCTCCATGTTCTTCTCCTGCAGGCTCTCCTGCAGCAACCGGATGGCCATCTCGTCATCTGCCGTGGCGTCGGCTGCGGACTCGACCAGCATCCGGACAAAGCTCTCGTTGTGCAGCGCGCCGGAGCGGCCGCGGACCGGCTTTCCCAGCCTTCTGAGCCGTTTCTGAAAGCCGTCCTCGACCTTTGTCTTCAGCGCCTGCACGTCGTCATCGTGCGTCTCGCCGGTCAGATCCCCTGGCATGTCTTCCGCCCTCCGAACAACGGCGTGGTCGTTGCCGGCCGCGTCTGGCCTGCCCCCGCCACGGATCAGTCGCTCGGGGCAAGCCGGGCCGAACCGGACTGCCCTCGGCCCGCTGGCCCCCGCTCAAGTACCCTAAACGTCGGGAGCCGCACGTGTCAAGGCGCTTTCCGGCTCCAGCCGGGGCATCACGGCGGGGCGCGGGGCAGCCGCGTGCAGCGAACGGCGAGATCCTTCGCGCCCTCAGTCGGGGCGCTCAGGATGACATTCGGGGGGGGCGGGGGCGGGGGCTGCGCCCCAGAGAGTGGAAAGTAGAGAGGAGAGAGGAGATAGGCAACAAACGGCGCACAGCAGCCGGCCCAGGCGGGGTGGGGTGGCTGTCGACACTTGGCGGCTGCCTGGTCAGCCTTGGGCGAGCAGCCACTTCCAGAGCGGCACGAACCGTACGCGTCCGCTCCGGCCGAACCATGCCGCCTCCTCCTCGCCTTCCGCATCCTCGGTCAGCACCAGCAGTTGGCGGCAGCGCAGTTGCTCAGAGCACTTGAGCAATGCGCGGACTTCGCGCGCCTTCGTCTTCGGCTCCTCGACGCCGGCGCAGACCTGAATGAGCTGGGTCACCCGCGGCCCCTCTTTGACCACGAAGTCGACTTCTTCGTTTTCGCCATTCTTCCAGTAGTAGAGTTCAAGCTTGCCCTCCATCTCCCGCTTGCGGAGGGCGACGGCGACGACGTTCTCGTATAGCTGGCCGGTCTGGGCGCTGAAACGAAACGAGGTCGAGGTGACCAGCCCGGGGTCGATGCAGTACGCCTTCCGGTTGGCGCGAGCCTGTTGTCGCACCTTGAACGAGAAGCGCTTGACGCGGAAGAAGAGGAAGGCCTCCTCCAGGTGCTGGAAGTACTTCTCAGCCGTATGAACGCTTCGCAGCCTGGTGGTCTTGACCAGGCGGTTCGGATTGCATTCCTGGGCCACGTTCGCCATCAGGTAGGCGGCCAGATCCTCCAGGCCCTGCGGCGCACGTATGCGGTGTCGCACAAGGATGTCCTTGTAGAGTATGGCGCGCAGGAGGGTCGTAAGGTACTGGGCTCGGCCGATCGGTTTCAGGAGCGGTTCAGGATAGCCGCCGACCTCGACGTAGTTCCGGAAAGCCTCCGCCGTTTCGGCGGCTGTCAGTTCCCTGCCCAGTGACCGGACGTACTCGCCGAACGAGAAGGGGAAGAGGACGATCCGGACGTGCCGGCCGGTCAGGTGCGTGGCGAGCTCTGAACTGAGCAGGTGGGCATTGCTGCCGGTGATGGTCAGGCGGTATCCCTGGCGCTGAAGCCGATTGACGAGGAGTTCCCACTTCGGCAGGTTCTGCACCTCATCCAGGAGCAGGTGCCGGGGGCTGTCGTAAAGACCGTCCAGGGCCGAAACGACCTTGTCGTAGTCCTCGACGGCGGTTAGCCGCTCGTCGTCGAAGTTGACGTAGCCGAAGCGGCCCAGTTCCCGGACCATGTGCATGGCGAAGAACGACTTGCCGGCCCGGCGGGGGCCCATTATCACCTTGATGAGATCATGTGCGACTCTGTCTGGTTCAAACGCCCTCACGACGTAGGGTTCCTGAAGGCGCTGTTCGACCTCACGCTTCTGAAGCAGCAGTGCCTCGCGGACCATGTGACACCGCTCCTGCAATCGGAAAGGTGTAATGCATAAAAACTGGCACTTTTCATGCATTATAACCGCACATACGCCCCGAGACAAGGCTGGAATGGCCGCCTCGATCCGCCGGGGCAGGCCCCGGCCCGAGCGAGCTTCCCCCCCTTGCTGGCCAGATTCAGCCCCAACAGGGCGTTCTGTTTGCCTCGTAATGCATAAAAGTGGCTGTGTTTGCGCATCAAAGCGTCACCGGTCGGGGAAGAACGCCGCGTGCGGCGATGTCCTTCGTGCCTCGGGGGCCGCTCATGATGGCATTCCGGGGGCGATGGAGCGGCAAATCCCGGCAAGACGACGGCGGGGTGACGCGAAGGCGCGATGACGCAGAGGACGGCATGGAGGACGGCAACGACGAACGGCTTTGGCCACAGATAACGCACTGATCTACACTGATACGGCAGGCGACAACGGCCTTCTTCTGCGGGTCGCCCTGGCCACATACGGCGCGCACAGCCGGGGCCTGCCCGACGGGGCGGGGCTGCGTGTCAGTCGGGGCGGCCGTTCCAGCAGTGGGTGCACAGGTCGCAGGCGGGCAGGCCGATGGCCTCGATCATCTCCTCCAGCGTCAGGTATACGAGGCTGGTGGCCTTGACGTCGCGGCAGATCCACTGGACCATCTGGCGGTACTGCTCGGTCGATTCGTCCAGGTAGGGGGCGACGTCCTGGGGGTCGCTGCCTTCCAGTGCCCGGATGGCGCGGCGCGCGGCCAGTTCGTCGTGCGTGCGCGTGGAGAGGTTGTAGAGGCAGGGGAACATCAGCGGGGGGCAGGCGACGCGCACGTGGATCTCGGCGGCGCCGGCGTCCCAGAGCTTCCCCAGCGTCAGGTTCCGCAGTTGGGTGCCGCGCACGACCGAGTCCTCGC is part of the Candidatus Brocadiaceae bacterium genome and encodes:
- a CDS encoding NifU family protein, giving the protein MVDRNKVEEVLNQVRASLRAHGGDVQLVDVTEDGVVKVVLQGACRGCPMAQMTVKRGVEAQLKQQIPEVKEVVSVEGQPA
- a CDS encoding ATP-binding protein is translated as MVREALLLQKREVEQRLQEPYVVRAFEPDRVAHDLIKVIMGPRRAGKSFFAMHMVRELGRFGYVNFDDERLTAVEDYDKVVSALDGLYDSPRHLLLDEVQNLPKWELLVNRLQRQGYRLTITGSNAHLLSSELATHLTGRHVRIVLFPFSFGEYVRSLGRELTAAETAEAFRNYVEVGGYPEPLLKPIGRAQYLTTLLRAILYKDILVRHRIRAPQGLEDLAAYLMANVAQECNPNRLVKTTRLRSVHTAEKYFQHLEEAFLFFRVKRFSFKVRQQARANRKAYCIDPGLVTSTSFRFSAQTGQLYENVVAVALRKREMEGKLELYYWKNGENEEVDFVVKEGPRVTQLIQVCAGVEEPKTKAREVRALLKCSEQLRCRQLLVLTEDAEGEEEAAWFGRSGRVRFVPLWKWLLAQG
- a CDS encoding Hsp20/alpha crystallin family protein is translated as MGEHESWEHMRKHLRSMAETIDGAVRKVSPFGSGKARPLADVCETDREVVVRAEVAGVPRDNLSVTLKAGVLTIAGKEPRTDVACCRCLTNERGPAEFSREIVLPSSADPDAEPTATLADGLLTVRLPKGPVTHARTIRVDVQ